The Bacteroidales bacterium WCE2004 nucleotide sequence ACACCTCGCGGTTTTGGGACTGCAAATGTACAACACTTTTTGTAATTAGCAAAATTTATTTGCGTTCAATCAGAACAATTGCCCACACTTCGCATCCTTCCCTGCGTCCGACGAAGCCCAGACGCTCCGTCGTGGTGGCTTTGACGCTCACGCGGTCCACGCCGACGCCCATGATTCCGGCGATCGTGCGGCGCATTTCAGCGATATGCGGGGCGAGCTTGGGGGCCTGCAGGGCGATGGTGATGTCGGCGTTGACGACCTGCCAGCCCTCGAACTCCGGACGGGCGAGCACCGCGGCGAGCAGCTCCTTGCTGTCGGCGCCCTTCCAGCGGTCGTCCGTGTCGGGGAAGAGGTGGCCGATGTCGCCGACGGCGAGCGCGCCGAGCAGCGCGTCGCACAGGGCGTGGAGCGCCACGTCGCCGTCGGAATGGGCGACGAAGCCCGTGGGAGAGGGAATCTGCACGCCTCCGAGCCACATCGGGAGGCCTTCTGCGAGGGCGTGTACGTCGTAGCCTTGTCCTATTCTGAAGTCCATATCACTACAAAAATAAAGAAAAATGGCTACATTTGTAAACTATGGGATTATTTAATTTTTTCGGTGAAAACGAACACCGCGTTTTCAATTACAAACCGATCTACTACAACCCCGAGGAGGACGAGCGCAAGCGCCGCTTCGGTGCGGTGGACGGCACGGAAGAGAAAGAGAAGAAAGAGGGAACGTACGTGCCCGGCGCCGCCATCAAGGGTGCTTTCCGCGAGGGATCGCGCACGCGCACCCCGATGAGGCGCACGCAGACGGTCATCGGCATCGTCACGCTGCTGCTGGTCGTCGCGGTG carries:
- a CDS encoding 2-C-methyl-D-erythritol 2,4-cyclodiphosphate synthase, with translation MDFRIGQGYDVHALAEGLPMWLGGVQIPSPTGFVAHSDGDVALHALCDALLGALAVGDIGHLFPDTDDRWKGADSKELLAAVLARPEFEGWQVVNADITIALQAPKLAPHIAEMRRTIAGIMGVGVDRVSVKATTTERLGFVGRREGCEVWAIVLIERK